The nucleotide window ATTTGGTAGACCTTCTCCATATCGGGAGGCTGGGGTGGTCTGGGGCCTTGTCCCCATGGCCTTTGGGGACCGCCGCCGCCATTGCTGTTCCATGTCATGATTCTCTCCTCGACCGCACACCAACTCTCTACCGCAAGCGTTACCATTCAAAACCCGCCCATACTCTACAAATCTTCCTCCAGAGTAAAGGTTCCTTCGGCAGAAGCGAGTACGGCCAGGGCTGCCATACCGGCAGTTTCGGTGCGCAGCAGGCGCGAACCGAGGCTGATGGCAATGCCTCCGGCGGTCTGGAGCAGGTCTCTTTCCGGGTCGCTCCATCCCCCTTCCGGTCCTGCCAGGAGAGTCAGGGGCCTGGTTGCCAGAGTCGGGGCCAGGGTAAAAAGCGCTTGGCGCTCGCCGGAAACATCCATGTACAACAAAACCTCTCCAGGTTCCATGGTCAGCGGAACTTCGGCCAAAGGAATGGGAGGAAATATTTCCGGCAGCATCGCCCGGCGACATTGCAGGGCGGCTTTGCGGATGATCCGGGGCCAGGTGGCGGATTTGTCCTGGAGGGGATGAGAACCATGGCCGGCGGAAACGGATTTATCCTGGAGGGGGTGGGAACCATGGCTGGTGGGAGCGGTTACATTCCGGGGGGAATGGGAACCATGGCCGGCGGGAGTCGATACATTATGGGAGGAATGGGAACCATGGCTGGCGGGAGCGGATACATTATGGGAGGAATGGGAACCATGGCCGGAGACTGTACTGGAGTGGGCCGACAGGACGGGTTGAATGTCCGTGACTCCGAGTTCCACGGCTTTCTGGATGATCCAGAGCATCCGCTCCCGATCCGGAAGGGCCTGGGCCAACCGCCGCCGATGCCGGGGTTCAATGCTGGCCGGCAGGCGGGCAAACGGTCGCACCCCCTGACCCGGACCCAGAAAACGCGCCCGATAGAT belongs to Magnetococcales bacterium and includes:
- a CDS encoding 16S rRNA (uracil(1498)-N(3))-methyltransferase, producing MRASRIGLEKVPTSLEEVMHLAPGMETVLELWQPRAGDILTVVDPEGGIYRARFLGPGQGVRPFARLPASIEPRHRRRLAQALPDRERMLWIIQKAVELGVTDIQPVLSAHSSTVSGHGSHSSHNVSAPASHGSHSSHNVSTPAGHGSHSPRNVTAPTSHGSHPLQDKSVSAGHGSHPLQDKSATWPRIIRKAALQCRRAMLPEIFPPIPLAEVPLTMEPGEVLLYMDVSGERQALFTLAPTLATRPLTLLAGPEGGWSDPERDLLQTAGGIAISLGSRLLRTETAGMAALAVLASAEGTFTLEEDL